From Lolium perenne isolate Kyuss_39 chromosome 5, Kyuss_2.0, whole genome shotgun sequence, a single genomic window includes:
- the LOC127298561 gene encoding probable ribosome biogenesis protein RLP24: MRLEKCWFCSSTVYPGHGIQFVRNDAKVFRFCRSKCHKNFKMKRNPRKVKWTKAYRRLRGKDMTQDTTFEFERKRNRPERYNRILTEETLKAIPLITKIRHERQKKHITERQKGGKSMSRKKDAKELEQDLQMLPKKDTVAYEAAKQKVIVSQLKTEENLMEE; encoded by the exons ATGAGGTTGGAGAAGTGCTGGTTCTGCTCCTCCACCGTCTACCCCGGCCACGGCATCCAGTTCGTCCGGAACGACGCCAAG GTCTTCCGCTTCTGCCGATCGAAATGCCACAAGAACTTCAAGATGAAGAGGAACCCTCGCAAGGTTAAGTGGACCAAGGCGTACAGGCGCCTGCGTGGCAAGGACATGACGCAG GACACGACGTTTGAGTTcgagaggaagaggaacaggccgGAGCGCTACAACCGGATCCTCACAGAGGAGACTCTCAAGGCCATCCCGCTCATCACCAAGATCAGGCATGAACGGCAGAAGAAACACATCACGGAGAG ACAGAAGGGTGGTAAGAGCATGTCACGGAAGAAGGAcgcgaaggagctggagcaggatcTTCAGATGCTTCCTAAGAAGGACACCGTGGCCTATGAAGCTGCTAAGCAGAAGGTTATCGTTTCTCAGCTCAAGACCGAAGAGAATCTTATGGAAGAGTAG